In the genome of Arachis hypogaea cultivar Tifrunner chromosome 9, arahy.Tifrunner.gnm2.J5K5, whole genome shotgun sequence, the window tttatatatatatatatatatatatatatatatatatatatatatatatatatttctaataatatttttttataaattaaaaaatatgttaaCAATATTTTAAGAACACTATCTAATAATATCACAaatgaaaaaatttgataaaaatattaaccTTTTAGATTTTTGTACATTAAGTATAGAAAAACTAAAATCcctgttattttaaaatttaactaatatatattttaaagagtacatattaattattttattgtctttAGTAAATGTATAACAAATGTGATAAAACTtaacttttctatatttttaaaaagttttcaatTAATATATGCTGTAATATTTTCAGGTGATATAGTGAATAAAAAGTTaacaaaaaaaagatattaaatttaattttaatgttttaataatataaaaatattaattttatataattatataattatattttttataattatttatatcatcaatataaaatataatcatttttattaatataatattatataattaaatatatatatatatatataattattttatacccacagtatattaaaattaaatttaaaattagtaagCAATAATGTTAGGATTATTTTAGTTcaatctaaaattattaaattatttttaaaacttttgaggTATAAGTAAGACAAAATAAATGTTAAATGAAACATTTTATCaacttaaaaaaaagtttttgttCCATTgacaattaattaaataaattagccacatattaaaaaccaaaaagaaaaataatttataaaaatagaagatttatttaaattatttatttaaaaaatggttaaaatattagtagaatttattattttttaataattaattaataatatttaaatgcataaactaaaaatatatttttaaatgattAAACTAATGAAATTAAATGAATGATTTAGCCAAAAACAATCATTTTTCTCATTTATTTAACCTGCATGTTCACAAATCACAACCACCTCCATTTGTTACCCTGAATGAATGAAATAACATTCGTGTTTACGGCATGGAACTTTTACGGCTGCTTCTTCTTCCTATTTAATTTGAAGTAGTCCCACATAAAGCAAAAGCAAAAAATCCTTACTATCAACTCAAAACAAAATGGACACTACTCCGGCGAGGTTCATGTTGAGCTACGGTGGCGAGATCAAGCCCCGCGACGGCCACCACCACCGCTCCTCCTATGCTGGCGGCGTCCACAAGATGTTCCACGTTGACGGCAACATAAACTTCGACGATATGACCGCCAAGCTCTCCTTACTCAAGGGCGGCGATGCTGTAACCTCCTTTAAGTATCTCATCCCCGGCGACGACCTCGATACCCTGGTCACTGTCGACAACGAGATGGACCTCAGTAACCTTATGAGCGAATACGATCTGCACTGCCACGGTTCCGGTTGGCTCGCCCCGATGAGGATCTTTCTCGACACCGTCGAACAAGGCGGCGTCGCTGTTGTTCCTCAGGCACCTGTTCCGCCGAGTGCCTCTGACGAGGATCGCGTGAACATGGAGCTGGAGGGTCAGTTGGAGCAGCAGTGGGGGCGCGTTTCGGGTCGCGCGTCGTTCTCTTTGCCCGGACCGTTAACTCTTGCATCGGCGCTCTTCTTACTCGTTGCCCTGATTCTTCTTGTTTCGCTACCGATGGCACTTCTCATACTTCAAAACTATTCAATTAAGAACGCAATGACCGAGATCAGGAGCACAGAACCTCCTCGCGACAGGCTTATTCAATTCGAGAAGTCCATCAATCAATTACCTGAAGTACTGGTACTAATCTAGAACTTCAATACTCtcctttaattacttttttttttttttcaatttgatcATGTGTTTGACTGTCTGTTGGGGTTTTAGAGAGTGAGTTGTCAATTATAGAAAGTTTAATTCTGATTATTATGTAATAAGAGAGAAATATTTCTTTTTCAGAAGAAAATATTAATTTCTCTCCTGGATCCTCAATATGATTGTTTTGGGGTGGGGGTGGGGAGGTTTTGAAAATTGGTTCTTGAATGGGAAGCGAGAGAGTTCCAGGGTCCCTTCCTAATCATTTCGTTTTAATTTCTGCTTTCATATTGGTTCATCGTGAGAATTCATTGTTGTGTGCCATGTGTCGAGACCATTTACAATTCTTACTTAGGGTTGCATTTATGGATCAGGGCTGGCTTATGATTCATCACTGAgctcgattttttttttaaacacgtGTAATATTTGCCAGTTGCCAGAACAACATTTGCTATTTGGTTTGATTTATGAAGGCAATTTAATTTGGATTGACATTTTTCCCAACATTAGCAATGCATGTTTTCATTGGCATGGATATGAATGTTTCATAACGTGTAATCATTATGATAGCATTGCTAGATATTTGTTCCTAATCCTTAGAGATAGGACTTGCTGTGCAATTTCAATGCTTAGAAACTTGGTTTATATTTAACAGTATGTGTTGCTTGTTTGTAGCAGGTCCCCGCTAAGGATACCATTGAAATGGTGTTGCATGATAAAAAGGTGAGGTTCAATTGTAATGGTCATTATCTTTTTTGTTTGCACCTGCTTTTCAGTACTATATAAGACATTTTACTAActttaatttgttataaaaaaaaacaaaatacagGGTAGCAGAATACATGCTTCTCTCCCAAAGGCATTGGTCAAGAAGTTTTGTCCAGTTGCTAAAATCATACAAAATGGCAATATAGATGACAAGGAACTCATTGGTAAGAATTTAATGAACCTTCctttatttgcattgaattttGCAACTTTATGTACATAAATATATGCCTTTCCACAGGTTTATACATGTTTGGTTTATCTTTTCAGATATAATTGTTGAGGTGGTTGGAAACAAGGGAAGACAAATTGTCTTTACTTTTGAGGATTTGGAGTAAGATTTATATGTGTTGTTCCTTTCACTTTATTCCTAGTTTGAAAACTTATACGTGGCCAATTGTTTCTATACCAATTTCAGCAAAAATAGGGTGACCTGTATTTTGTTTGGAACACTGGTGGATCATATTTTTCCCCACCTTGATTCAATTGGTCCTGGACCACTCATTGTTGAGAGGGCTAAA includes:
- the LOC112710177 gene encoding uncharacterized protein isoform X4; this encodes MDTTPARFMLSYGGEIKPRDGHHHRSSYAGGVHKMFHVDGNINFDDMTAKLSLLKGGDAVTSFKYLIPGDDLDTLVTVDNEMDLSNLMSEYDLHCHGSGWLAPMRIFLDTVEQGGVAVVPQAPVPPSASDEDRVNMELEGQLEQQWGRVSGRASFSLPGPLTLASALFLLVALILLVSLPMALLILQNYSIKNAMTEIRSTEPPRDRLIQFEKSINQLPEVLQVPAKDTIEMVLHDKKGSRIHASLPKALVKKFCPVAKIIQNGNIDDKELIDIIVEVVGNKGRQIVFTFEDLDKNRVTCILFGTLVDHIFPHLDSIGPGPLIVERAKSFLDKVHVQSSYYASKLHVNVYIKEVVDSKNRLGSTCQITSQYISHLSSQPSYSESDEINGGLVRLKSIEELLNCANEGSYWILASIVRLDVEKDDWFYKGCTRCPRKLEGAEPSYCKKCDQADSNPLLRLYSISYV
- the LOC112710177 gene encoding uncharacterized protein isoform X3, with protein sequence MDTTPARFMLSYGGEIKPRDGHHHRSSYAGGVHKMFHVDGNINFDDMTAKLSLLKGGDAVTSFKYLIPGDDLDTLVTVDNEMDLSNLMSEYDLHCHGSGWLAPMRIFLDTVEQGGVAVVPQAPVPPSASDEDRVNMELEGQLEQQWGRVSGRASFSLPGPLTLASALFLLVALILLVSLPMALLILQNYSIKNAMTEIRSTEPPRDRLIQFEKSINQLPEVLQVPAKDTIEMVLHDKKGSRIHASLPKALVKKFCPVAKIIQNGNIDDKELIDIIVEVVGNKGRQIVFTFEDLDKNRVTCILFGTLVDHIFPHLDSIGPGPLIVERAKSFLDKVHVQSSYYASKLHVNVYIKEVVDSKNRLGSTCQITSQYISHLSSQPSYSESDEINGGLVRLKSIEELLNCANEGSYWILASIVRLDVEKDDWFYKGCTRCPRKLEGAEPSYCKKCDQADSNPLLRFRFQVIVSDGTGRIILLVLWDRETLQIVGKTATEIKENFFDDDDADTKLLIKVAVSSRNINGYDDVYNVMRISDDEQLIAKFGRNAAGVDNNVSCQ
- the LOC112710177 gene encoding uncharacterized protein isoform X1, which codes for MDTTPARFMLSYGGEIKPRDGHHHRSSYAGGVHKMFHVDGNINFDDMTAKLSLLKGGDAVTSFKYLIPGDDLDTLVTVDNEMDLSNLMSEYDLHCHGSGWLAPMRIFLDTVEQGGVAVVPQAPVPPSASDEDRVNMELEGQLEQQWGRVSGRASFSLPGPLTLASALFLLVALILLVSLPMALLILQNYSIKNAMTEIRSTEPPRDRLIQFEKSINQLPEVLQVPAKDTIEMVLHDKKGSRIHASLPKALVKKFCPVAKIIQNGNIDDKELIDIIVEVVGNKGRQIVFTFEDLDKNRVTCILFGTLVDHIFPHLDSIGPGPLIVERAKSFLDKVHVQSSYYASKLHVNVYIKEVVDSKNRLGSTCQITSQYISHLSSQPSYSESDEINGGLVRLKSIEELLNCANEGSYWILASIVRLDVEKDDWFYKGCTRCPRKLEGAEPSYCKKCDQADSNPLLRFRFQVIVSDGTGRIILLVLWDRETLQIVGKTATEIKENFFDDDDADTKLLIKVAVSSRNINGYDDVYNVMRISDDEQLIAKFGRNAADSVDDEFHTTSS
- the LOC112710177 gene encoding uncharacterized protein isoform X2, encoding MDTTPARFMLSYGGEIKPRDGHHHRSSYAGGVHKMFHVDGNINFDDMTAKLSLLKGGDAVTSFKYLIPGDDLDTLVTVDNEMDLSNLMSEYDLHCHGSGWLAPMRIFLDTVEQGGVAVVPQAPVPPSASDEDRVNMELEGQLEQQWGRVSGRASFSLPGPLTLASALFLLVALILLVSLPMALLILQNYSIKNAMTEIRSTEPPRDRLIQFEKSINQLPEVLVPAKDTIEMVLHDKKGSRIHASLPKALVKKFCPVAKIIQNGNIDDKELIDIIVEVVGNKGRQIVFTFEDLDKNRVTCILFGTLVDHIFPHLDSIGPGPLIVERAKSFLDKVHVQSSYYASKLHVNVYIKEVVDSKNRLGSTCQITSQYISHLSSQPSYSESDEINGGLVRLKSIEELLNCANEGSYWILASIVRLDVEKDDWFYKGCTRCPRKLEGAEPSYCKKCDQADSNPLLRFRFQVIVSDGTGRIILLVLWDRETLQIVGKTATEIKENFFDDDDADTKLLIKVAVSSRNINGYDDVYNVMRISDDEQLIAKFGRNAADSVDDEFHTTSS